The following is a genomic window from Bacteroidales bacterium.
CACTTCACGGGGATCACGTGTCATGAAACCAGCCGCTTTTAATTTGGGCTTATTGGTTTCATCTAATTTTACAAAAGCTCGTGAGATAGCCAAACGTAAAGCTTCGGCCTGGCCTTTGATTCCCCCACCATTCAGATTAACTTTGATATCATATTGTCCGGCTACTTCAAGAACATTGATGGGTTGTTCCACAATGTATTGAAGAGTTCCAAGCGGAAAATAAGTCTTCAAATCCTTATCGTTAATCGTAATATTTCCTTTACCTTCACTGAGATATACGCGAGCGATGGCTGCTTTTCTTCTTCCAATGGCGTTGATTACTTCCATGAATTATTTGATAGAATTAAGGTTGATAGCTTTAGGTTGTTGGGCTTCATGCGGATGTTCGGTTCCGGCATATACATGAAGATTCCGGAAAAGGGCAGCTCCTAATCTGTTTTTAGGTAACATTCCTTTGACAGATTTTTCAACTACCGCTATAGGATTCTTACGCAGTAATTGTTCTGCAGTAATGACACGTTGTCCTCCCGGATATCCTGTATGGCGTACATATTCTTTTTCCGCCCATTTGTTTCCGGTGAAACGAACCTTATCGGCATTGATCACAATGACATTATCGCCACAATCAACATGCGGCGTGAAGCTGGGTTTATGTTTGCCCCTAAGCACCATGGCTATTTTGGCACATAAGCGACCCACTACTTCATTCTGGGCATCTACGATCACCCATTCTTTATTAACAGTTGCTTTATTGGCCGAAACTGTTTTGTAGCTTAAAGTATCCACTGATTAATTATTGATTTAACTATTTAAAAAACAACAAAATAGCATACTTTCCTCTTGAAAATATGGAATGCAAAGGTACAATTAATTTTGTAATTAACTATTTTTTTTGTATTTTTCAGTAAGAATTTATGGTCGGAAAATGTTCGTTTAGAAATAATCGTCAATTTGGCAGTTTTGAAATATAGCGGATGCTTATTGCACAATTATTGCATAAGATATGCCAATGTCCTAAATTAATATTATAAAAAATTGTATCAGTTAATATCCGATTTTGTTCCCAGTGGTGATCAGCCAGAGGCTATCCAGCAATTAACAGAAGGTTTGGAATCCGGATCGCCGCATCATACATTGCTTGGGGTGACCGGTTCCGGAAAAACCTTTACCATTGCTAATGTTTTGGCCAATATACAACGCCCAGCATTGATCCTGAGCCATAATAAGACTTTGGCAGCTCAGCTTTACGGTGAGTTTAAAACTTTTTTCCCGAACAATGCAGTCGAATATTTTGTATCCTATTATGACTACTACCAGCCGGAAGCATATCTGCCTACAACAGATACCTATATAGAAAAGGATCTATCTATCAATGAGGAAATAGAGAAGTTGAGGCTAAGCACCACCTCATCCTTACTTTCAGGAAGGAGGGATGTGATTGTGGTATCTTCTGTCTCCTGTCTGTATGGTATTGGTAACCCTAATGATTTTCATGAGAATACGATCTTTATTAAACAGGGGATGTCTATCAGCCGTAATAAATTCCTGCATCAGTTGGTATCAAGCCTTTATTTCCGAAGCGAACAGGATTTCAAACGTGGTACCTTCCGCGTAAAAGGGGATACGG
Proteins encoded in this region:
- the rpsI gene encoding 30S ribosomal protein S9, yielding MEVINAIGRRKAAIARVYLSEGKGNITINDKDLKTYFPLGTLQYIVEQPINVLEVAGQYDIKVNLNGGGIKGQAEALRLAISRAFVKLDETNKPKLKAAGFMTRDPREVERKKPGRPKARKRFQFSKR
- the rplM gene encoding 50S ribosomal protein L13 — its product is MDTLSYKTVSANKATVNKEWVIVDAQNEVVGRLCAKIAMVLRGKHKPSFTPHVDCGDNVIVINADKVRFTGNKWAEKEYVRHTGYPGGQRVITAEQLLRKNPIAVVEKSVKGMLPKNRLGAALFRNLHVYAGTEHPHEAQQPKAINLNSIK